Part of the Clostridia bacterium genome, TGCCGATCCGGACGAAAACGACATCCGTTCCGGCGACGTCGACGGCGACGGCGAAATAACCGTCTCCGATGCGCTCGCGATACTCCGCGCGGCAGTCGGACTTGCCGATTTGCTTTGATAACGGTGCTTTGCGCCGAAACGATAAGAAAAAACAAAAAGGAGAGACTCAGTATGAAGAAAATCATCGCAACGATCCTTACCGCGATCATGGTCTGCTCGCTCTTCGCGGGCGCCGTCACCTTCGCGGACTCCGCCCTTTCCGCCGCGCTCGAAGCGGCGAAACCGGAGCTTTACGGATTCTATACCGCCCACACCGGCGGCTACCTGCGCGACTGCTACGACAGAGCGCAGGCAGTCGAACAGGCGGGCGGCGACGGCAGCGCCGAGGCGGCGGCTCTGAACGCCGCAGTTACCGCACTCGCGCCGCTGACCGATTATACGCGCTCGCCGCTCATCGGCTTCGTCAACATAGACGCCGCGGCGATATCGGCGATGAAACTTAACTCCGGAAGCGTTTCCGCCGAGGAAGGCGTTATCACGATTTCCGGCGAAGGTCCGCTCCGCTATGCCAACGCCGCGCGTGAAGGCATCTCCGGCGACTCGCCCTTCGGCGTCGCGACGGACGACTGCGACGGCTTCGCGCTGAAGATCTCCGCCGATGCTGACGCGGTGCTCGACCTCGAAGTCGGCAGGCGCGGAAGCGCGAACGACTGCGTCTTCACTCTTTCCGACGTCGTTATCACCGCGGGCGAGAGATACTACCTCTTCCCCTTCGACCGCTTCGGCGATCTCCCGCTCGACGGCACGCTTAACTACATCTCGCTGACCTTCACCGGCGCCTCGCTCGTTTCCTTCAGCGACCTGCACGCCGTGCTTGCGGAAGAAACCGCGTCCGATTACGAGTACACTGAAACGAAGCTGACCGCTCCGTCTTTCGACAGCACCAAGTACTACAAGATCACCCTTTCCGGCGAGCCGGACAAAGTGTTTGAAATGGTCGAAGACACCGGCAACGGCAAGTATATGCTCACCGCGCCGGTGCCCGGTAAAGCGAGCCAGGAATGGCAGATCTGCCGCGATATTTCCAGTCCGTCGCGCTACCGCATAATCAACCGTCACTACGGCACGGCGCTCTACGCCAACACCACCGGCGTCGCCCCCTCGCTTGACGACATCGTCCCCAATCTCACTGACACCAATCAGGAATGGGCATTCAACTATAAGAAAGGCAGTTTCACCATCCAGATCTCCGGCGTAACAAAGCTCACCACTTCGCTCGACGGCAGAGTCCGTTGCCAGAGCGCCGGCACGACCAAGACCTTCGATATCTACGAGGTCCCCGGCGACAATTGGCGGCTCGTCTGGTCCGAAGAGTTCAACGACGGCGAAGTCGACCGCACCGTATGGCGCAACCGCACCGGCAAGTTCCGCCCCGTAAGAGAGCCGATCTATCACCGCGACGGGCCGGAAAATATGTACTTTGAGGACTGCGACGACAACGGCGTCGTCAGCGGCAACCTCGTCATCCGCACCGACACCGCCCCGTGCGATGAGACCGCACGCTATTACCAGACTCCCGGACATGAGGAGGATCTGCTCGCGACCGGCGCGTATCTCGACTCAGTCGGCAACCACCTGTTCACTTACGGCAGGATGGAGATCCGCGCGCGCCTGCCCGAAGGCGACCACATCTGGCCTGCGGGCTGGATGATGGGTACTTCCACGATGGGCTGGGCCGCCTGCGGCGAGCTCGACATCATCGAAATGGTCGGCAACGGCGAACGCGGCAACTATACCGGCGACAGTTCTCCGATAGCCACCATCCACTGCATGGCGGACTCCGGCGTCGGCTACACTCAGGGCAGCAATGCGACCGGAAAGATGCTCACCGACGACGTCCTCGCTAAAGACTATCACAGCTACATCGTCGAATGGGACGCCGACAGCGTCCGCTGGTTCTGGGACGATATCCTCTTCTTCGTAATGCCGATAGACGTCAATCAGGAGCAGTATTCCTTCCTCTCCAACCCGATGTATATGATACTCAACACCTCCATAGACACCTCCAAAAAGGAGCAGGACGGGATCAGCTATCTTCCCGACAACACTCCCGATGAGAGCTTCTACTACATCAACTACATCCACTACTATAAAAAGACAAAAGAGGCGACTCCCCAAGCCGACTCCCCCGTCGAAGCGTACCAAAACTTCGCTTTCTACGATCACTCCAGCGAGATCGAGAACGTGATGGTCCCCGACGGCACCGGCAACAAGGCGTTCATCACCGGCAAGAGCGGCAAAATAATGGTATATGACATACCCACCGGCACCCTCGACCTGTCCCGCACGGTCAACTACGCCGACTGCCCGTGGAGCGGAGCCGTTTCGCCCGACGGCAGCAAATACGTCGTCGTCGAACAGGGCGGCAACGACCGCGGCAGCGTCAACGCCGGACGGATACTCGTTTTTGAAAACGGCAATTTCAGCAACCCGAGAATAATCGAAGGCAGCTACGCCTCCTGCGCGGAATGCGCGATTACGCCGGACGGCAAGTATCTGCTGCTCTTCGGCAGACCTCATTCCACGGAGGGCAGGAGCACCGCGAAGAACGTCTACGTATTCGATCTCGATACCGGCGAGATAGTTATGCAGGATCCTTACAACACCTACGGCCGCGAGCTCGTTATGGCCGCTGACGGCCGCTTCGCCGCATCCGGCACCGACGGCAAGGCGATACTTTACTCCGCCGACTTCCAAAAAGTCGCCGAGCTGGAGAACGACATACTCGTCAGCGCGATGGCGTTCAGCGGCGACAACAGCCGCCTCGCGACCTGCAACACCCGCGGCGTCATCCGCGTCTGGAATTCCGCTACGGGCGAGCTTGTCAAAGCGATTGACGGACCCGGCGAATACGACATCCTCTCCGTCGCGCTGAACGCCGACGGAAGCCGCGTCGTCGTCGGATGCTCCGACTTCTGCACCAGACTCTTCGACGTCACGACCGGAAAGCTCGTCAGGCGTATGGCGGGCGCGCAGTCCTTTATCTCCACCGTCAAGTATTCGCCTGATTTCAGCGTTATAGCGGCCGCGTCCAACGACGGCAAGATCCGCGTCTACGACGCCGACGGCCACATCCGCTGCATCCTCGAATCCAACCGCAGCGATACCGGCTACATCGATAAGTTCCTATTCTCCGCGGACAGCAAGCACATAGCCGCCGAGATATTCATCACTCAGAGAAGCTGCGTCGCCTTC contains:
- a CDS encoding family 16 glycosylhydrolase is translated as MKKIIATILTAIMVCSLFAGAVTFADSALSAALEAAKPELYGFYTAHTGGYLRDCYDRAQAVEQAGGDGSAEAAALNAAVTALAPLTDYTRSPLIGFVNIDAAAISAMKLNSGSVSAEEGVITISGEGPLRYANAAREGISGDSPFGVATDDCDGFALKISADADAVLDLEVGRRGSANDCVFTLSDVVITAGERYYLFPFDRFGDLPLDGTLNYISLTFTGASLVSFSDLHAVLAEETASDYEYTETKLTAPSFDSTKYYKITLSGEPDKVFEMVEDTGNGKYMLTAPVPGKASQEWQICRDISSPSRYRIINRHYGTALYANTTGVAPSLDDIVPNLTDTNQEWAFNYKKGSFTIQISGVTKLTTSLDGRVRCQSAGTTKTFDIYEVPGDNWRLVWSEEFNDGEVDRTVWRNRTGKFRPVREPIYHRDGPENMYFEDCDDNGVVSGNLVIRTDTAPCDETARYYQTPGHEEDLLATGAYLDSVGNHLFTYGRMEIRARLPEGDHIWPAGWMMGTSTMGWAACGELDIIEMVGNGERGNYTGDSSPIATIHCMADSGVGYTQGSNATGKMLTDDVLAKDYHSYIVEWDADSVRWFWDDILFFVMPIDVNQEQYSFLSNPMYMILNTSIDTSKKEQDGISYLPDNTPDESFYYINYIHYYKKTKEATPQADSPVEAYQNFAFYDHSSEIENVMVPDGTGNKAFITGKSGKIMVYDIPTGTLDLSRTVNYADCPWSGAVSPDGSKYVVVEQGGNDRGSVNAGRILVFENGNFSNPRIIEGSYASCAECAITPDGKYLLLFGRPHSTEGRSTAKNVYVFDLDTGEIVMQDPYNTYGRELVMAADGRFAASGTDGKAILYSADFQKVAELENDILVSAMAFSGDNSRLATCNTRGVIRVWNSATGELVKAIDGPGEYDILSVALNADGSRVVVGCSDFCTRLFDVTTGKLVRRMAGAQSFISTVKYSPDFSVIAAASNDGKIRVYDADGHIRCILESNRSDTGYIDKFLFSADSKHIAAEIFITQRSCVAFWELPDGIASEKADFSALEALPFYDETAYTAESYAPYAAALKNANAVKANPYSAQSAIDA